From a single Anaerolineales bacterium genomic region:
- a CDS encoding PCYCGC motif-containing (lipo)protein, translating into MFSKTNKFLLISLIAVLLTTAISACSTQGNSSNLQMIPLDQMPAEVQSAPVTVQTAYQFNAANPDIMQDIPCYCGCGSIDHTSNYDCYVSDVDASGKIIFDNHALGCSICVDITQDVMRMLRDGKSPQDIRANIDATYSRYGPSTTP; encoded by the coding sequence TCCCTTATTGCAGTCTTACTGACCACTGCAATTTCTGCCTGCTCGACGCAAGGCAATTCGAGCAACTTGCAGATGATACCGCTCGACCAAATGCCTGCGGAGGTACAGTCCGCGCCTGTGACTGTGCAGACGGCATACCAGTTCAACGCTGCCAACCCTGACATCATGCAGGATATTCCCTGCTACTGCGGCTGCGGGAGCATCGATCACACATCCAATTACGATTGCTATGTTTCGGATGTGGATGCCAGCGGGAAGATCATCTTCGACAACCACGCCCTCGGCTGCTCCATCTGCGTAGACATCACCCAGGATGTCATGCGCATGCTCAGGGATGGAAAGAGTCCGCAGGATATCAGGGCAAATATAGACGCGACCTATTCCAGGTACGGACCGTCCACCACTCCGTGA
- a CDS encoding cupredoxin domain-containing protein — protein MNPRFSLLLILTAGLAVAFPPLPVPTVAPQARTFQVDAGQFAYSPSKIFVNPGDTVTLELVSTDVVHGIYIDGYDISFEADPGQTQTLTFIADKPGSFRFRCNVTCGAMHPFMIGKLMVGTNDWLYRSVGLAALAVLGVTISRKQEV, from the coding sequence ATGAATCCGCGTTTCTCACTTCTCCTCATTTTGACGGCTGGACTGGCAGTGGCGTTCCCACCTCTGCCTGTTCCAACCGTCGCCCCTCAAGCGCGGACCTTTCAGGTTGATGCGGGACAATTTGCTTATTCTCCCTCCAAAATCTTCGTCAATCCAGGCGACACCGTGACTCTCGAACTTGTCAGCACGGATGTGGTTCACGGCATCTACATCGACGGCTACGACATTTCCTTCGAAGCCGACCCAGGACAAACCCAAACGCTGACCTTTATCGCTGATAAACCCGGTTCCTTCCGCTTCCGATGCAATGTCACCTGCGGAGCCATGCATCCGTTCATGATCGGCAAGTTGATGGTCGGCACAAATGACTGGCTCTATCGTTCCGTCGGTTTGGCAGCATTGGCTGTGCTTGGTGTGACAATATCCAGAAAACAAGAAGTGTAG
- a CDS encoding 4Fe-4S binding protein, protein MTKIELTRIPFIKNAFKSRYPQLAVFIVMLIGYIFAILAGLIGTPVGSHNFSIVFVWIAWWAILILVAVPFFGRGWCAICPIPLPGEWLQRGAILTPPDKRPKWLNLRVPKMFRNIWLQNISFLLLALFSSVLLTTPNITGIILAAMLFTAIGLGAIFERRAFCRYLCPVGGFIGLYSQAAPIELRIKDKQVCVTCEGKPCYNGSSIGFGCPWDVFPGGLTKNTYCGLCMECIRTCPHDNIAVNLRPFSADLAKPSTRMDEAFKAFIMLGSAIIYAGVLLGPWGTFKDAAYNVGSSAWFMYAGIFLSIIFGILPGFFTLGLLGTKGNATLKHRFASLSITLIPLGLMFWVAFSLSFVLTNASYILASLSDPLGLGWNLFGTANTAWQPMLTSILAPAQALALVGGLIWSARTAQKAANEVKVSPIPVIVYCFIATSIMLWLLL, encoded by the coding sequence ATGACGAAGATCGAACTTACCCGTATCCCCTTTATAAAGAACGCCTTCAAAAGCCGGTACCCGCAATTGGCAGTCTTTATTGTGATGCTGATCGGATATATCTTTGCCATCCTTGCAGGACTCATCGGGACGCCTGTTGGGAGTCATAACTTTAGCATTGTCTTCGTATGGATTGCATGGTGGGCGATCCTGATCCTGGTCGCGGTTCCCTTTTTCGGACGTGGATGGTGCGCAATCTGCCCGATCCCGCTGCCAGGAGAATGGTTACAGCGGGGCGCAATCCTCACTCCGCCAGATAAACGACCGAAATGGCTCAACCTGCGCGTGCCAAAGATGTTCCGTAATATCTGGTTGCAAAATATTTCATTTCTTCTTCTTGCACTTTTCAGCAGCGTACTGCTTACAACCCCAAATATCACAGGCATCATACTCGCCGCCATGCTCTTTACCGCCATTGGACTGGGCGCCATCTTCGAACGCCGTGCCTTTTGCCGCTATCTCTGCCCTGTTGGTGGATTTATCGGTCTGTATTCCCAAGCCGCGCCCATCGAATTGCGCATCAAAGACAAGCAGGTCTGTGTCACTTGTGAAGGCAAGCCTTGTTATAACGGCTCATCAATAGGTTTTGGCTGTCCGTGGGATGTCTTCCCTGGCGGACTGACAAAGAATACCTACTGCGGGCTTTGCATGGAATGTATCCGCACCTGTCCGCATGATAACATCGCCGTCAACCTGCGTCCGTTCTCGGCTGATCTCGCCAAACCTTCCACGCGCATGGATGAAGCCTTCAAAGCCTTTATCATGCTTGGCTCGGCGATCATCTATGCGGGTGTGTTGCTTGGTCCGTGGGGCACATTCAAGGACGCAGCATATAACGTGGGTTCAAGTGCATGGTTCATGTACGCAGGTATTTTTCTCTCCATTATCTTTGGCATCCTGCCAGGCTTTTTTACCTTGGGACTCCTGGGAACAAAAGGCAACGCAACACTTAAACATAGATTTGCTTCGCTCTCAATCACCCTGATCCCATTGGGTTTGATGTTCTGGGTGGCGTTCAGCTTGTCCTTCGTTCTCACCAATGCTTCCTACATCCTTGCCTCACTCTCCGACCCGCTTGGTCTTGGCTGGAATTTGTTCGGTACGGCAAACACTGCATGGCAGCCCATGTTGACATCCATTCTTGCACCCGCGCAAGCACTTGCGCTGGTAGGCGGACTGATCTGGTCGGCACGCACCGCACAGAAAGCCGCAAATGAGGTGAAAGTCTCGCCCATCCCTGTCATCGTTTACTGTTTCATCGCCACCTCAATCATGCTCTGGTTATTGTTATGA
- a CDS encoding c-type cytochrome: MNRSELISRILVYAGVVLVIGAPLVFWARTPLIHARMPEYGGWSPNIIHANVGEPLHLKLTSDDVVHGFAVGQMDMQSVDILPGKVTDITLKFDKPGIYTFYCTRWCGLNHWRMRGTIEVSGSPSDSEPASPPLYVSLNLDIDAPHDAPVVPAQKPSAIRGQGLIPNSPFLQSFDYYRSNSPYQAFLDLSNTSLTEPQRWDVVAFIWRSNTLSESLANGKQLYAQNCAACHGENGAGDGVFADDLTTAGESSMQTMEGAMDMIMQSPVDFTDPQRMLGASPALLQGKILRGGMGTGMPMWGSIFTEEQIWDLIAYIYSFQFEYQN; encoded by the coding sequence ATGAACCGCTCCGAACTCATCTCCCGTATTTTGGTCTACGCTGGCGTAGTCCTTGTGATTGGCGCACCGCTGGTTTTCTGGGCACGCACACCACTCATCCACGCGCGCATGCCTGAGTATGGCGGCTGGAGTCCGAATATCATCCATGCGAATGTCGGCGAGCCGTTACACCTCAAGCTCACCTCCGATGATGTGGTACACGGCTTTGCAGTCGGTCAGATGGACATGCAAAGTGTGGATATCCTCCCCGGCAAAGTCACAGACATCACACTGAAATTCGACAAGCCTGGGATTTACACCTTCTACTGCACGCGCTGGTGCGGACTCAACCACTGGCGGATGCGCGGCACGATCGAAGTCAGCGGCTCGCCATCGGACTCAGAGCCTGCTTCACCGCCCCTTTACGTTTCCCTCAACCTCGACATTGACGCGCCGCACGATGCACCTGTTGTGCCAGCCCAAAAACCATCAGCGATTCGCGGTCAGGGATTAATCCCCAATTCCCCATTTCTCCAATCCTTCGATTATTACCGCTCGAATTCTCCATATCAGGCATTCCTTGATTTATCCAACACATCATTGACCGAGCCTCAACGGTGGGATGTGGTTGCCTTCATTTGGCGATCCAACACCCTGTCCGAATCCCTTGCCAACGGAAAACAACTTTATGCCCAGAATTGCGCCGCCTGTCACGGGGAAAACGGTGCAGGCGACGGTGTTTTTGCCGACGACCTGACAACAGCAGGCGAGTCCTCCATGCAAACGATGGAAGGCGCAATGGACATGATCATGCAGAGCCCCGTGGATTTCACTGACCCACAACGAATGCTTGGCGCGAGCCCCGCATTATTACAAGGGAAAATTCTACGCGGCGGCATGGGCACAGGCATGCCCATGTGGGGTTCCATCTTCACGGAAGAACAAATCTGGGACCTGATCGCGTACATCTACTCATTCCAGTTTGAATATCAAAATTAA
- a CDS encoding HAMP domain-containing sensor histidine kinase produces MVDYFRRHLGVKIFFSYLVIIVLGVTVLILASQFILPGAFNRHMGMMGGGMMNGGMMGGQDSMSQLYVDFRASFNEALLYAALTATIAALALSFLFSRSVVAPVLAMSHATQRIADGRYDERLQVTGTDELAQLATRFNQMAERLDQVESMRRRLIGDVSHELRTPLTAIKGSMEGLMDGVLPANEETFQQIHFEADRLNHLVDDLQELSRVEARADQLDLRPLDVSSLVQTVTKRLAPQAQSKRIALDFDLTPVLPPVLVDEDRAIQILTNLTGNALQYTSEGGRITISAKRISDEIQISVSDTGVGIPPEHLPHIFDRFYRVDKSRSRQAGGGSGIGLTIARALVEANGGRIWAESAGVGDGSAFTFTLPIAK; encoded by the coding sequence ATGGTTGATTATTTCCGCAGGCATTTGGGCGTAAAGATCTTTTTCTCGTATCTGGTCATCATCGTGTTGGGCGTGACGGTCTTGATCCTTGCCAGTCAGTTCATTTTGCCTGGGGCGTTCAATCGGCACATGGGAATGATGGGCGGCGGGATGATGAATGGCGGAATGATGGGCGGGCAGGATTCGATGTCACAGTTGTACGTTGATTTTCGCGCCAGTTTCAATGAAGCGTTGCTGTATGCGGCGCTGACCGCGACCATTGCCGCGCTGGCACTCAGTTTTCTTTTCAGTCGAAGTGTCGTCGCGCCTGTGCTGGCAATGTCTCATGCCACACAACGCATCGCTGACGGGCGTTACGATGAACGCCTGCAAGTGACCGGTACGGATGAACTTGCGCAGCTAGCGACGCGCTTCAATCAAATGGCAGAGCGGCTCGATCAGGTTGAGTCCATGCGGCGGCGTTTGATCGGCGATGTCAGTCATGAACTGCGCACGCCGCTGACCGCCATCAAGGGTTCGATGGAAGGGTTGATGGATGGTGTGTTACCTGCCAACGAGGAAACCTTTCAACAGATTCACTTCGAGGCGGATCGTCTTAATCATCTTGTGGATGACTTGCAGGAACTCAGCCGCGTCGAAGCCCGCGCCGATCAATTGGATCTTCGCCCATTGGATGTTTCCTCCCTCGTACAAACGGTGACCAAACGACTCGCGCCGCAAGCCCAATCCAAACGCATCGCTCTGGACTTTGACCTGACTCCCGTCCTTCCGCCTGTTCTTGTCGACGAAGATCGCGCCATTCAGATCCTGACCAATCTGACGGGCAACGCGTTGCAATACACATCTGAAGGTGGAAGGATTACGATCTCGGCGAAGCGAATCAGCGATGAAATTCAAATCTCTGTCAGTGATACAGGCGTTGGCATTCCACCTGAGCATTTACCTCACATCTTCGACCGTTTCTACCGCGTGGACAAATCCCGCTCACGTCAGGCGGGCGGCGGGAGCGGCATCGGCTTGACGATCGCACGCGCTCTCGTCGAAGCAAATGGCGGGCGCATCTGGGCGGAGTCGGCGGGCGTGGGGGACGGAAGCGCCTTCACCTTCACCCTGCCCATCGCAAAATAA
- a CDS encoding response regulator transcription factor, which produces MAKILVIDDEPSITKLIGAYLQPEGYEVLIASDGNAGLKSARVFKPDMIILDIMLPGMDGIELLSRLRRESNVYVIMLTAKTEETDKIVGLSVGADDYVTKPFSPRELVARVKAALRRIETGAGLGSERGVLSFKHIHIDIDARKVSVDENPIELTAVEFDLLKALAENRGRVLSREQLLEKVWGGEYYGEIRVVDVHLGHIRQKLGHDDLIATVRGVGYRFEDEPL; this is translated from the coding sequence ATGGCAAAAATACTGGTCATTGACGATGAACCATCCATCACCAAGCTGATCGGCGCCTATCTCCAGCCTGAAGGTTATGAAGTACTTATTGCCTCTGATGGCAACGCTGGGCTCAAATCTGCGCGTGTTTTCAAGCCCGATATGATTATTCTCGATATCATGCTCCCAGGCATGGACGGGATCGAACTGCTCTCCCGTCTGCGCCGTGAATCGAATGTGTATGTGATCATGCTCACGGCAAAGACCGAAGAGACTGACAAGATCGTCGGGCTGTCTGTCGGTGCGGATGATTATGTGACCAAGCCGTTCAGTCCGCGTGAATTGGTGGCAAGGGTCAAGGCGGCGTTGCGGCGTATCGAAACGGGAGCAGGCCTGGGAAGCGAACGAGGCGTGCTGTCCTTCAAGCATATCCACATCGATATAGATGCGCGCAAAGTCAGCGTCGATGAAAATCCAATCGAGTTAACAGCCGTCGAATTTGATCTACTCAAGGCGTTGGCAGAAAATCGCGGGCGGGTATTGTCGCGCGAGCAGTTGCTCGAAAAAGTGTGGGGCGGTGAATACTATGGTGAAATCCGCGTGGTGGATGTGCATCTCGGGCATATCCGCCAGAAACTTGGGCATGATGATTTGATCGCCACAGTGCGCGGTGTGGGATATCGGTTTGAGGATGAACCACTGTAA
- a CDS encoding Ig-like domain-containing protein, which translates to MATASPVVQLTSHTHGDVVQGDVQLSGNMEDLTSGPEGGEISIDGGNTWQPVLLELGNWSFVWRSGEVPNGEYTIQMRGMDRAGNNSAVSTISLTVDAAPPAVSITEQWWIWETGTLKVSPNHFPIATIQVTIRDPQKRWKEVELDFDPGRNIYVVKWDRRFGDGMVAPSGEYPVLALACDVNGLCGQDAGRIVIPEMVTSTATLTPSPTATSTLLPSMTPVATQIPQTPTLVLITPVPEEQPKPAQSSLPLWQIIGLLGLFMVIASASVVDPRPKALERLGELSKVLSARAEGDSIDNKLFHKRK; encoded by the coding sequence ATGGCCACCGCGTCGCCTGTTGTGCAACTTACATCTCACACCCATGGCGATGTGGTGCAGGGCGATGTGCAGTTATCTGGGAACATGGAAGACCTGACTTCGGGTCCGGAAGGTGGCGAGATTTCCATTGACGGAGGGAACACCTGGCAGCCTGTTTTGCTGGAACTAGGGAATTGGTCCTTCGTTTGGCGATCCGGTGAAGTGCCCAATGGAGAGTACACCATCCAGATGCGTGGCATGGATCGCGCCGGCAATAATAGTGCTGTTTCAACGATTTCACTGACCGTGGACGCCGCCCCGCCGGCAGTATCCATCACCGAACAGTGGTGGATTTGGGAAACTGGAACATTAAAGGTGTCGCCCAATCACTTCCCGATTGCGACCATTCAGGTCACGATCCGGGATCCACAAAAGCGCTGGAAGGAAGTGGAGTTGGACTTTGATCCTGGCAGGAATATCTATGTTGTGAAGTGGGATCGGCGTTTTGGAGATGGGATGGTAGCACCTTCAGGGGAATACCCGGTTCTGGCACTGGCATGTGATGTGAATGGATTGTGTGGACAGGATGCGGGCAGGATCGTGATCCCGGAGATGGTGACCTCGACCGCCACTCTGACGCCATCCCCAACAGCGACCAGCACTTTGTTGCCTTCAATGACACCAGTGGCAACACAAATACCGCAAACACCGACTTTGGTATTGATCACTCCCGTGCCGGAGGAACAACCCAAGCCGGCTCAATCCTCCCTGCCGCTTTGGCAGATCATTGGGTTGCTGGGTCTTTTCATGGTGATCGCCTCTGCCAGCGTGGTGGATCCGAGACCAAAAGCGCTGGAAAGATTGGGCGAACTGTCCAAGGTTTTGTCTGCACGGGCAGAAGGCGACTCTATCGACAACAAATTATTTCATAAAAGGAAATGA